The following is a genomic window from Chryseobacterium ginsenosidimutans.
AGAAGGACAGTCAACGAATTTGTATAGTTATGAAGCTGAAAGTTTTATAAATATTAATCCTTTTGAAAGGCCTGCTGATAAAGTAATAAAGCTGGGAGAGTGGTATACTTCTCCGAATTTAAGATTTAGATTGGTTGCAAATCCTGTTGCCACAAAAATTAAATTAAATAACATTATTGTCAATCTTAATACTGTTAATCAGGCGGTTGTTGATATTATTTCTACAGTAGCAGTAGATTTTGATAAAGAAATCAATACCATCATGATTATTTCTAAAAGCGGATATAATCTTAACAGTACAGTAAACTTCCTGAATATGTCTGTTAGTCAGCTTCAAAAAAGAAGACTTGCAGATAAAATAACTGTTGATAAAAATACAGATATTTATTTGCAGGAAAATCTTAACAAGATCAGGAAAAAATTAGATTCAAGTGCCAATGTCTTGAATTATATGAAAACTAACGAGAAGCTTTATGATATTAAAGACAGAGATGAGAAATCTTTATCTAAAATTAAAGATCTGGAATCCAAAAAAGCAGATATTGAGAGTAAATTAGTTTCACTAAATCAGATAAAACAAAGCCTGGAAGCTCAGAATTTTGAAAAAATGATCAGCACATCGGCTGCAGGTTTCCAAGACGGTATGTTTACGGCATCTGTTTCAGAATTGAAGGCATTATATCTTAAAAGAAGGGAGATGGCCTTGATTTATAAGCCGAATTCTGAACCGATGAAAGAGATCAACAGATTGATTGATGAAGCCAAAATAAGCTCAAATGGAGCATTAAGAAATTACTATTCCGGATATTATTCTGAAATCAATAAAATCAATCAGCAGGTTAATGATGCCAATTCAGATTTAGCCAGTTATCCTGAAAAAGAAAGGAGATATTTGGATGCGGAAAGAGGGTATAACATGATTGAAGCGACCTATAACAGTTTATTGGGAAGACAGAATGAAACACAGATGAGAATGGCTGCAAACCAATCTGATATCAGTGTGATTGACCCTGCTAAAAATGTGGGACAGCTACCAATCGGACCAAATATAAAGGCTACAAAAGCCGGTATTATCGGAGGTTTATTAATTTTACCATTATTATTTATTTTACTTGGAGAATTCTTTGACAGTAAAATAAGAAGTATTAAAGAATTACTTAGTGCTACAAAAATACCATTGCTTGGTGTCATCGGAAATAACAGCAACGAAAATATGCTTACAGTTCTGGATCAGCCTAAATCTTCAGTTTCAGAGGCTTTCAGGGGAATCAGAGCAAATGTAAGGTTCTTGTCCGGTGAAAATGAAGACAGTAAAGTTATTTTGATAACGTCTTCCGTTGGAGGGGAAGGAAAAACATATGTTTCGATCAATTTGGCATCAGTTCTTGGCCTAAGTGATAAAAAGACCATTCTTTTGGGAATGGATCTAAGAAAACCTAAAATTTTCGGAGATTTTAAAATTGATAATAAATACGGTATTTCGAATTACCTTACAGGTGAAGTAGAAATGAATCAGATTATCAATAAAACAAGAATTCCAAATCTTGATGTAGCAACTTCAGGGCCTATCCCACCCAATCCTTCGGAGCTTTTGATGAGCGAAAGAAATATTAAGTTTATTGAGGATCTTAAAAAGCTGTATGATTTTATCATTATCGATTCTCCACCGGTAGGCTTGGTTGCAGATTCTTATGAACTGATGAAATATTCTGATGCCAATATCTATGTTGTTCGTCATGAATACACAGAAAAATATATGCTGAAAATGATCACTGAGAAATATCATAACTCAGAAATCGATCATTTAGGACTTGTTTATAATGACTATAATACCAATCAGGGCTACGGTTATGGCTACGGTTACGGCTATGGTTACGGTTATGGTTACGGTTATTTTGATGAGGATAAAAATTATAAAGAACCATTGTTGATAAGAATTAGGAATAAAGTACAGTTAATATTCAATAAAAAATAATACATTTAAGCCCTCATTTAATGGGGGTTTATTATATGGATGATAATTTTGAATCTATTAAAAAAAGAATAATTTAGCGAGTTTATCGTTTACTTTATAACAAATTATGTTTTTTTGTTTATTTTTAACTAAACATTAAGATTATCATTAATATAAAAATGTTTTATATTTGCAAAAATTAAATTTTAAAATAACCATAAATCCATATTCTTTTATGAATAGAAAATTATTGTTTAGCTTCCTTGCCGCTCTAGGAACTGTGGTAAGTGTTAAAGCTCAAAGAAACGAACTGGGAGTTCGTCTAGGTATGAGTAACCTAGTTGGGGATATAGGGAGAACGAATTATATTTTACAAAAGCCATTGGATTTAAGTAAAGCGTCGGACTGGGGAGTTCCGTTTTATGGAGGTATTTTATATAGATTTAATTTTAATCCTCATCAGACAGTAAGGTTAGATCTGGGATACAACCAAATTCAGTTCAGCGATAAGGTTGCTAAAGAAGAGTATAGACAAAATAGAAATGCATACGGGAAAAATAATGTTTACGAAGCAAGTTTAATGTTCGAATATAATTTCTTCCCTGTAAATAATGAGCAGAAAGGTATGCTAAGCCCATATATTTTTGGTGGGGTTGGCGCTTTAATGTTTGATGCTCCTAAAGCCACTATGATAAACGACTTTAGAAGAGATGCTGATGGTGTTGCTCAGGCTCCTATCAATGAACTTGACTTTACAACTACAGCCGTATATACGACAGGGAAAAAGACAACCATGCATATTCCTTTTGGAGTAGGTTTAAAATATAAATTTAATTATAGCTGGGCAATCTTCGCAGAAGCTACATTCAGATATACTCTGACCGATCAGCTGGATTACAGCAAGGTTCTGAGCAAAGATGTGGTCTCTACTTACAACGGAGATATTTTAAGCCCTATTACAGGAGGTTCGTTGCTTCAGACAGACGCTTACTATGTCGTGTCTAAAGAAAGAGAAGCAGCGATTATTGGAGAAAGAAATATTGGAGATCTTAAATCTAAGGATTGGATGAATACCGTAAGCTTAGGGCTGACATATTCATTTGGAAGACCTCCATGTTATTGTGATTAATATGTCATTGATAAAAGATAAAATAGATACTGAGAATTTACCAAAACATGTTGCTATCATCATGGATGGTAATGGAAGATGGGCAAAGTCTCGTGGCAAGCAAAGAACTTTTGGTCACAAGAATGCCATTGATGCGGTAAGGAATGCCATTAATGCATGTAATGAAATACATATTCCATACTTAACGCTTTATACCTTTTCTTCGGAAAACTGGAGCCGTCCTGTAGAAGAAGTAAATACTTTAATGAATTTACTTGTAGAAACTTTATTGCTTGAGGCGGAAGAAATTTTCAGTAAAGGGTTAAGAATGCACGTGATCGGGAATCTTGAAAAATTGCCCTCACTTGTAAAAGACCAGCTCCTTCGGGTGGTGGAATTAACAAAAGAAAACACAAAAGGTAATTTGGTATTGGCGATCAGCTATGGTTCGCAAAATGAGATACTGAATGCCGTAAAAAGTATTAGCGAAGACGTAAAGGAAGGTAAAGTGGATGTAGAGAATATTGATGAAAAATTATTCGAAAACTATCTGTATACCAAAGATTTCCCACCCGTTGATTTACTAATCAGAACAAGTGGAGAAACAAGAATCAGTAATTTCCTCCTTTGGCAGATTGCTTATGCAGAACTGCAGTTTTTAAATGTTCTATGGCCGGATTTTACAAAAGATATTTTCTTTCAGTGTATTGTTGATTATCAAAACAAAGAAAGAAGATTCGGGATGACCGGAGAACAAATAAAGATCCAGTAAATTTTTAAGAAAAGAAAGACTACGATAAAATGAAGTTTAGACTATTACCCATCATTATGTTTGTTGCTTCTGCACATTTTTATGGACAGGTAACTCCACAGGACAGCACGCAGGTGAGCAATTCTGTACACGCAGAAAACCAAGCCGGAACATACACATTGAAAGACATCGTTGTAGATGGGGTTAAAAAATATACGCCGGCTCAGATTCTGAGATTTACAGGTTTATCCAAAGGAGAAACTGTAGATATTCCGGGACAGAAAATCAGTAACGCTGTAAAAAAGCTTTGGGACACACAATCCTTTTCGGAGGTCGAAGTGTATGTTCAGAGTATTGAAGGCGAAACGATTATCTTAAAATTTTACTTACAGGATCTGAAAGACCTTGGTGAGGTGAAATTCACAGGTAAAGGGATTGGTAAATCTAAAAATGAGAAGATGGCTAAAGATAACAATCTGAAGCCGGGAACTAAAATTACTCAAAATTTAGTTTCAAGTCTTAAAACAAATATCCCTAAAGATTTTGTTAAAAAAGGATTTGCAGATGCTAAAATCACGATCCAGGATAAAGTAAATGCTGGTGATCCTAATTTGGTTGACTGGACAATAAACGTGGATAAAGGTAAAAGAGTAAAAATCGATCATATTGAATTCGAAGGAAATCAATCTGTTACCGATAGAAAACTTAGAAAAAAAGCCTTTAAAGAAACTAAGCAAAAAAGATTTGGCATCGGCGGAATCCTGAAATCTTCAAAATTCATTGAAGATAAATATCAGGAAGACAAGCAGAATCTTATCAACTACTATAACTCTATGGGATATAGAGATGCTGCAATTGTTTCAGATTCTGTTTGGAGAAACAAAAGAAACAATTACGAAATCAATGTAAAACTTAAAGAAGGTAAGCAATATTACATCGGTGATATTACATTTACCGGGAATACAGTTTTTGCTACAGATTATCTGCAAAGACTTTTAGGGTATAAAAAAGGGGAGATCTATGATGCAGTAGGTTTCAATAAAAAAGTTGGTGAAGACGGAGGTAAGGAAGATGATTCTGATATTAAGTCTATTTATATGAACAACGGTTACCTTTTCTCAAATGTAACACCTGTTGAAAAATCTGTAAACGGAGACAAAATCAATCTTGAAATCCGTATCAACGAAGGAGAAAAAGCAACTTGGAACAGAGTAACTTGGGAAGGAAATACAACCACCCATGACCATGTAATTCTTAGAGCTTTAAGAACGAAACCAGGAAACCTTTTTGCTAAAGGTGATATTAAAAGAACATATTTCGATTTAGCAGGGATGTCATTCTTTGATCCACAGCAGGTAGGTCAGGACATTCAGCCTAATCAGCAGGATAATACAGTTGATATTAATTGGAAATTGGTTGAGAAAGGTTCTTCGCAGGTTCAGTTGCAGGCTGGTTACGGTGGTAACAGTTTCATCGGGACATTGGGATTAACATTCAATAACTTCTCATTGAAAAATTTCCTTAAGTTTAAAGATTTTAAACCTGTTCCTCAAGGTGACGGACAAACGTTGTCTCTTCAGGCTCAGGCAGGACAATATTTCCAAAACTATGGAGTTTCATTTACTGAACCTTGGTTGTTTGGAACAAGACCTACAGCTCTTTCTGTAAGTTTAAACAACTCAAGAGTAAAATATTCTGATGCTTATGGAACAGCTCAAAAATTAAATATTTTCTCCGCTTCAGTTGGTTTAAACAGATTATTGAGATGGCCGGATGATTATTTCTCATTATATACAGGTCTTCAATATCAGAAGTATGACTTCAAAAATTATCCTTTCCAGTTCGGAGATGCTACAGAATATTACGGTTCTGCAAACAACTTAAGTATCAATTTAGGTTTAAGCAGAAACTCGGCAGGTATCGACCCGATTTTCCCGACAACAGGTTCAAATTTAGACCTATCGGTGAAATTCACACTTCCTTATTCAGCGTTTAGTAATAAAGATTACTCTACAATGAGCCCTACGGAAAAATATAAGTGGATGGAATTTTACAAAGTGAAGTTCAAAGCTGATGTTTACAACGAAATTGTTGGAAAATTGGTTTTAAGATCTTCTGCTGAAATGGGATTCATGGATGGATATAACAAAAACTTAGGAGCTCCGCCATTTGAAAGATTCTATGTAGGTGGTACCGGTCTATTTGGAGGTAGATATGATGGTAGAGAATTGATTCCGTTAAGAGGTTATGAGAATGCCTCTACATATGGAGGAACTTCTGAAGATATCACTCCTACAGGGGGAGGTACTATTTATAACAGATTTACGTTAGAATTAAGATACCCGATTTCACTAAATCAAACTGCAAAAATTTATGCATTAACTTTTGCTGAAGGAGGTAACGTATGGAATTCTTGGGGAAGCTATAATCCATTCCAGTTGAAAAGATCAGTAGGTGTTGGTGTAAGAGTTTATATGGGAGCATTTGGTCTTATTGGATTTGACTTTGCTTACGGATTCGACAAAACAGTTACAGGAACTGAGCCTTCTGGATGGAAGACACACTTCTTGATGAACCAATCATTATAATTCACAATATGAAAAATTTTAGAATTGTTTTCTCGTTCATATTATTCTTGCTTTTTGGTCTAAGTAATGCCCAAAAAGTGGGGGTTGTAGATACCGATTATATTTTGAATAAAATGCCTCAATATAAAGAAGCAGAAGCAAGGCTAAATTCACAGATTGACACTTGGCAGTCCGAACTTCAGAATTTACAGTCGGAATACGAACGTAAAAGATCTGCTTTTGAAAGTGAGAAAGTACTTTTAATTGGCGATCAGCTGAAGCTTAGAGAAAAAGAAGTAATGGATTTGGAAAAAAATATCAAAACCACTACAAGTTTACGTTTCGGAGCTACCGGTGAAATTAAAAAACTGAGAACAAATCTTGTTCAGCCTTTCCAAGATCAGATCTGGGGTGCAATTAAAACGATGGCTGAAAAGAATGGAGTGGGCATAGTTCTTGATAATACAAGCAACAATGTACTCTTCCTTCAAAAAAGATTTGATTATTCAGACAAAGTATTAGACATCTTATTAAAGGATACCGATAAAAAAGAAAAAACTAAGACCAAAAAATAAAAGTTTAACTTTTATTAAATTTACAGATCTAAAAACAAATTAAATTATTTATTTACCAATTATGAAAAAATTAAGTGTAGTATTTGCAGCGGTAATGATGGTTGTATCGGTAGGTATGGCAAAAGCTCAAAAAATTGCTACTTTAGACGTTATAGGTGTTCTTAATGCAATGCCTGAAAAGAAAAAAGCCGATACTGATCTTAAAGCCTTCTTAGATGCTAAACAAGCTGAAATCAAGAAAAAAGCAGATGCAGGACAAGCAAAATTGAAACTGTATTCTGAAGAAGCGCCTAAGAAATCTGCTGAAGAAAATAAAGCTAGAGAAGGTGAATTAGCAAAAATGCAGGAAGAAATTCAGCAAATGAATGACAAAGCTCAAAAAGATTTTGTTGCTAAGCAAGATCTTGCTTACGAACCGATAGAGAAAAAGTTAAATGAGGCCGTTTCTAAAGTGGCTAAAGCAAACGGATATGACTATATCATGGATGCTAACTCTTCTGCTTTCGTATTCAAAGGTGGTCCTGATGCGACTCCAGCTGTGAAAAAAGAACTAGGTGTTCAATAATTTTTAGAAATTAACAAACATTTATAAAATAACCATCTCTCATCGGGGTGGTTTTTTTATTTTTGCAAAATGGAAAAAGAAGTATCAACCACGGTTAAGGTCAGATTCAGCGACTGCGATCCGATTGGTCATTTAAATAATGTGAAATATCTGGATTACATGTTCAATGCCAGAGAAGATCATGTGGAAACATTTTATGGTTTCACGTATGAAGAATACACAAAGTTGACTGGCTGTACCTGGATTGCGATTCAAAACGAAATTGCATATCTGAAAGAAGTAAGATACAATACCTCGGTTGTGATCAGCAGCAAAACCATCGAAGTTCAGGATAGAACTGCAAAAGTTGAAATACTGATGAAAAGCTTGGATGAAAGAACAATTCATGCAGTTTTGTGGGTGACGATTATTTATTTTAATGTTAAAACAAGAAAATCCGAAGTGCATCCGGAAGATATCAAAGGAACATTCAACAAATTTTATGTAGATTTGGAACAGAAAGACTTCCAGTCAAGAGTTAAATTTTTAAGATCACAAAACGCAAAAAACTCATGAAAAAAATACTAGTGGTAGGGGCAAACGGCCAATTAGGAAACTGTATCAGAAAAATTGCTCCCGATTTTGAACTGGATTACGAATTTATTTTTACAGATTCTCAAACCTTAGATATTACAAATGAAGATCAGATAAAAAATTTCTTTTCTGAAAACAAACCGGAGTTTTGTATCAACGCATCAGCTTATACTGCGGTAGACCTTGCTGAGAAAGAGAAGGAAAAGGCATTTGCTGTAAATGCTGAAGGTGTTGCTAATCTTGCGCAGGCTTGTGCAGATTTTAAAACAATTTTAATTCATGTTTCTACAGATTATGTTTTTGATGGTGAAACCAATTTGTGTTATTCAGAAGATGATTTTACAAACCCGATCGGAGTTTATGGAGAATCAAAATTGAAAGGGGAAGAACAGGCTTTAGAAATAAATCCCAATACAGTTATTCTGAGAACTTCTTGGTTGTATTCTGAGTTCAATAAAAATTTTGTGAAAACAATGTTGAATCTTTTCTCGCAAAAAGAAGAATTAGGAATTGTTGCCGATCAATTCGGACAGCCGACCAATGCAAATGATCTTGCTGAAGCAATCATGGATATTATTGAAACATCACAAAAAACTTTCGGCATTTTCCACTTTTCAAATTATCCCGAAACAACATGGTTTGAATTTGCGGAAAAAATCGCTGAGTTTTCAAAATCTTCAGTTAAATTAAATCAATTAACAACCGAACAATATCCAACTCCGGCAAAAAGACCGAAAAGAAGTACAATGTGTCTCGATAAAATTGAAGAAATTTATAAAATAGAACCCAAACACTGGGAAAACAGTCTTGAAGAATGTGTAAATATTCTACACAATAATATATTATAGAATGAAAAAAATAATAATCGCTGTTTTCGTTTTTTTAATTCATTTTTTTAATGCACAGAATGTGTTTTTAACGAAGGTTGAAAAAACAAATGAAAATACAGACAAGTTTTTATATAAAATAAACGAAGAAGTAAAAGACGCTACATATTTGGGAGAAATCGAGGTTCAAGGTTTTTCAAAATATGATGACGAAGTTTTTTCATTAATATATAAGAAGGCAAAGGAAATAGGTGCAAATACATTTACATTGAAACCTTTCGAAAATGTCGACGGCTCTTTACAAAATTTTAATCCGGCAAATTACAGATTGAGTTTATATTTTCTGCCAAAAGAAAAACTGATTGATCAATCCGGATATATGTATTTGTTTGCATCTTCGGAAAAAGATCAGAAAATAGCCTTAAACGAGAAAGATTACATAATCTCATCAAGATCTTACTTGCGATTAAAAACAATTCCGGGAGAAGTGTATACAATATCTACAAAGAAACTTCTGGGATCGACAATAAAAATCCAGTTGAAAGAAAACAGCTCGAATAATTATTTTCAGATTTCAGCTACAAAAGTAAAATCCAACAACACCGGATGGTTAAATTTGAAAAGCGGAGATATTATTGGTTTAGAAAAATCCTACGCAGAATTTTTGGCAACCATTTATAATAAAGATAAGCAGAGTAATTAAACTCTGCTTTTTATTTTTAAATCTTTTCTTCAGGAGCTATTTCCCGCTATCCACTCATACTCCTCGCGCAGCTGCTTTGCAAACTCTTGCTGTGGGGTATCCGTTTCTATCGGGGCTATGGCATTGTCTTTACTTTCAATCTCCTGAATTGATACAATCTTTTCATTCCTTTACATTCAATAAACAAATATTGCTTGCTATCCAAAGTAATCTGTACACCTTTGTGGAGTTCCTTTACGATAACTGATATTATTTCAGGAAAAATAAACCTTAAAAAGAACTTAAAACACCACCTTTTGTTATCTAAAGTACAGTTGTCTCGTTGTGGATAACTATTGACTATTGCATAACAAGTTGCGTATCAGTGTATAGTGTTTAAAGTTCTTCACAATTATATGGTTTCACTCTTGTCCATTTGCTTTGTATTGTCTAGTTGCCTTATCTTTGCCCCACTGAAAACGAGAGAGTATCGGTAGCGCAGAAGAGCTCATGGAATGGGCATATCATTGGAAACTACTTTATATTATTGTAAGAGGTAATATTGGGATATGATTTAAAAAAAAACTTTATAATTTTATATAAAAAAGGTTGTAGGTTTTAAAAAGATTAGTATCTTTGCAGTCCGGTAAAACGGGAGCGCAGGAGTAGGTGTTGAATGGGATTGGAAGGAGATTAGGGTTGGTTAAAAAACTTTAAAAATTCTTCAAAAAACATTTGGCTGATTAGAAAATAATAATTACTTTTGCACACGCAAATACGGGAGTGAAAACGACAGAAAAGTAGCCCTGTTAAAAAGCGAGAGATAAGCAGATCATTGAAAAATAGATATACAACCAAGTAAGGAAAAACTAAAGCGTCAAAACTTTGAGTGAGTCAGACAAACATACAATGGAGAGTTTGATCCTGGCTCAGGATGAACGCTAGCGGGAGGCCTAACACATGCAAGCCGAGCGGTATTGTTTCTTCGGAAATGAGAGAGCGGCGTACGGGTGCGGAACACGTGTGCAACCTGCCTTTATCTGGGGGATAGCCTTTCGAAAGGAAGATTAATACCCCATAATATATTTGATGGCATCATTAGATATTGAAAACTCCGGTGGATAGAGATGGGCACGCGCAAGATTAGATAGTTGGTGAGGTAACGGCTCACCAAGTCTGTGATCTTTAGGGGGCCTGAGAGGGTGATCCCCCACACTGGTACTGAGACACGGACCAGACTCCTACGGGAGGCAGCAGTGAGGAATATTG
Proteins encoded in this region:
- a CDS encoding isoprenyl transferase translates to MSLIKDKIDTENLPKHVAIIMDGNGRWAKSRGKQRTFGHKNAIDAVRNAINACNEIHIPYLTLYTFSSENWSRPVEEVNTLMNLLVETLLLEAEEIFSKGLRMHVIGNLEKLPSLVKDQLLRVVELTKENTKGNLVLAISYGSQNEILNAVKSISEDVKEGKVDVENIDEKLFENYLYTKDFPPVDLLIRTSGETRISNFLLWQIAYAELQFLNVLWPDFTKDIFFQCIVDYQNKERRFGMTGEQIKIQ
- the porG gene encoding type IX secretion system protein PorG — translated: MNRKLLFSFLAALGTVVSVKAQRNELGVRLGMSNLVGDIGRTNYILQKPLDLSKASDWGVPFYGGILYRFNFNPHQTVRLDLGYNQIQFSDKVAKEEYRQNRNAYGKNNVYEASLMFEYNFFPVNNEQKGMLSPYIFGGVGALMFDAPKATMINDFRRDADGVAQAPINELDFTTTAVYTTGKKTTMHIPFGVGLKYKFNYSWAIFAEATFRYTLTDQLDYSKVLSKDVVSTYNGDILSPITGGSLLQTDAYYVVSKEREAAIIGERNIGDLKSKDWMNTVSLGLTYSFGRPPCYCD
- a CDS encoding OmpH family outer membrane protein; its protein translation is MKKLSVVFAAVMMVVSVGMAKAQKIATLDVIGVLNAMPEKKKADTDLKAFLDAKQAEIKKKADAGQAKLKLYSEEAPKKSAEENKAREGELAKMQEEIQQMNDKAQKDFVAKQDLAYEPIEKKLNEAVSKVAKANGYDYIMDANSSAFVFKGGPDATPAVKKELGVQ
- the bamA gene encoding outer membrane protein assembly factor BamA, whose protein sequence is MKFRLLPIIMFVASAHFYGQVTPQDSTQVSNSVHAENQAGTYTLKDIVVDGVKKYTPAQILRFTGLSKGETVDIPGQKISNAVKKLWDTQSFSEVEVYVQSIEGETIILKFYLQDLKDLGEVKFTGKGIGKSKNEKMAKDNNLKPGTKITQNLVSSLKTNIPKDFVKKGFADAKITIQDKVNAGDPNLVDWTINVDKGKRVKIDHIEFEGNQSVTDRKLRKKAFKETKQKRFGIGGILKSSKFIEDKYQEDKQNLINYYNSMGYRDAAIVSDSVWRNKRNNYEINVKLKEGKQYYIGDITFTGNTVFATDYLQRLLGYKKGEIYDAVGFNKKVGEDGGKEDDSDIKSIYMNNGYLFSNVTPVEKSVNGDKINLEIRINEGEKATWNRVTWEGNTTTHDHVILRALRTKPGNLFAKGDIKRTYFDLAGMSFFDPQQVGQDIQPNQQDNTVDINWKLVEKGSSQVQLQAGYGGNSFIGTLGLTFNNFSLKNFLKFKDFKPVPQGDGQTLSLQAQAGQYFQNYGVSFTEPWLFGTRPTALSVSLNNSRVKYSDAYGTAQKLNIFSASVGLNRLLRWPDDYFSLYTGLQYQKYDFKNYPFQFGDATEYYGSANNLSINLGLSRNSAGIDPIFPTTGSNLDLSVKFTLPYSAFSNKDYSTMSPTEKYKWMEFYKVKFKADVYNEIVGKLVLRSSAEMGFMDGYNKNLGAPPFERFYVGGTGLFGGRYDGRELIPLRGYENASTYGGTSEDITPTGGGTIYNRFTLELRYPISLNQTAKIYALTFAEGGNVWNSWGSYNPFQLKRSVGVGVRVYMGAFGLIGFDFAYGFDKTVTGTEPSGWKTHFLMNQSL
- a CDS encoding OmpH family outer membrane protein translates to MKNFRIVFSFILFLLFGLSNAQKVGVVDTDYILNKMPQYKEAEARLNSQIDTWQSELQNLQSEYERKRSAFESEKVLLIGDQLKLREKEVMDLEKNIKTTTSLRFGATGEIKKLRTNLVQPFQDQIWGAIKTMAEKNGVGIVLDNTSNNVLFLQKRFDYSDKVLDILLKDTDKKEKTKTKK
- the rfbD gene encoding dTDP-4-dehydrorhamnose reductase produces the protein MKKILVVGANGQLGNCIRKIAPDFELDYEFIFTDSQTLDITNEDQIKNFFSENKPEFCINASAYTAVDLAEKEKEKAFAVNAEGVANLAQACADFKTILIHVSTDYVFDGETNLCYSEDDFTNPIGVYGESKLKGEEQALEINPNTVILRTSWLYSEFNKNFVKTMLNLFSQKEELGIVADQFGQPTNANDLAEAIMDIIETSQKTFGIFHFSNYPETTWFEFAEKIAEFSKSSVKLNQLTTEQYPTPAKRPKRSTMCLDKIEEIYKIEPKHWENSLEECVNILHNNIL
- a CDS encoding acyl-CoA thioesterase, which translates into the protein MEKEVSTTVKVRFSDCDPIGHLNNVKYLDYMFNAREDHVETFYGFTYEEYTKLTGCTWIAIQNEIAYLKEVRYNTSVVISSKTIEVQDRTAKVEILMKSLDERTIHAVLWVTIIYFNVKTRKSEVHPEDIKGTFNKFYVDLEQKDFQSRVKFLRSQNAKNS
- a CDS encoding exopolysaccharide transport family protein is translated as MIPGKDATVEKVDSQKEKYGSFALFDIEHFLRRVLKNWYWFVFMLFVGYAISWVYGKYYAQNIYASNLSLSVSNNTSSYFTPSQSINFIWGQGGNQDGVYLKKMLLSRTHNEFLVKELNLFVNYSTKGAIKSTYLDKDDSPVFLEIDRKHAQQVNYPITLIPKNGNTYQVVLPEEGQSTNLYSYEAESFININPFERPADKVIKLGEWYTSPNLRFRLVANPVATKIKLNNIIVNLNTVNQAVVDIISTVAVDFDKEINTIMIISKSGYNLNSTVNFLNMSVSQLQKRRLADKITVDKNTDIYLQENLNKIRKKLDSSANVLNYMKTNEKLYDIKDRDEKSLSKIKDLESKKADIESKLVSLNQIKQSLEAQNFEKMISTSAAGFQDGMFTASVSELKALYLKRREMALIYKPNSEPMKEINRLIDEAKISSNGALRNYYSGYYSEINKINQQVNDANSDLASYPEKERRYLDAERGYNMIEATYNSLLGRQNETQMRMAANQSDISVIDPAKNVGQLPIGPNIKATKAGIIGGLLILPLLFILLGEFFDSKIRSIKELLSATKIPLLGVIGNNSNENMLTVLDQPKSSVSEAFRGIRANVRFLSGENEDSKVILITSSVGGEGKTYVSINLASVLGLSDKKTILLGMDLRKPKIFGDFKIDNKYGISNYLTGEVEMNQIINKTRIPNLDVATSGPIPPNPSELLMSERNIKFIEDLKKLYDFIIIDSPPVGLVADSYELMKYSDANIYVVRHEYTEKYMLKMITEKYHNSEIDHLGLVYNDYNTNQGYGYGYGYGYGYGYGYGYFDEDKNYKEPLLIRIRNKVQLIFNKK